A region of Streptomyces sp. NBC_01788 DNA encodes the following proteins:
- a CDS encoding Dps family protein, giving the protein MTVVKSTISDSALQVTGDALQSTLVDLLGLSLIGKQAHWNIIGPRFRSIHLQLDEVVAAAREFADTVAERAAALGLPPDGRPETIASAFTLPGPKDGWVRDAEVVGIMVESLEAAIKRLRERIDATEKPDPVTQDLLITITAELEKQRWMFAAENVSERG; this is encoded by the coding sequence ATGACTGTCGTGAAGAGCACGATCTCCGACTCGGCCCTTCAGGTCACCGGGGACGCGCTGCAGAGCACTCTCGTGGACCTTCTCGGGCTCTCCCTGATCGGGAAGCAGGCACACTGGAACATCATCGGACCGCGGTTCCGGTCCATCCACCTCCAGCTCGACGAGGTGGTGGCGGCGGCCCGCGAGTTCGCCGACACGGTCGCCGAGCGCGCCGCCGCGCTCGGTCTGCCGCCGGACGGACGCCCGGAGACGATCGCCTCGGCCTTCACCCTGCCCGGCCCCAAGGACGGCTGGGTGCGCGACGCGGAGGTCGTGGGGATCATGGTCGAGTCCCTGGAGGCGGCCATCAAGCGGCTGCGCGAGCGCATCGACGCGACGGAGAAGCCCGACCCGGTCACCCAGGACCTGCTGATCACGATCACGGCCGAACTGGAGAAGCAGCGCTGGATGTTCGCCGCCGAGAACGTGAGCGAGCGCGGCTGA
- a CDS encoding N-acetylmannosamine-6-phosphate 2-epimerase, producing the protein MTTTPSPVAAVAGRLIVSCQAPEGDPMRDTATLVRMARSAEAGGAAAVRVNGPEVVAAVAAAVTLPVIGLWKDGDTGVYITPTVRHALAVAEAGAHVVAADATARPRPDGGSFADLVTAVHAAGALVMADVATLEEGVLAARQGADFVSTTLSGYAPGSPRQSGPDLELVAALARATGTPVVAEGRIGTPEEAAEALARGAHSVVVGTAITAPTALTHRFATHLTRR; encoded by the coding sequence ATGACCACGACCCCCTCGCCCGTAGCCGCCGTCGCGGGCCGGCTGATCGTCTCCTGCCAGGCCCCCGAGGGCGACCCGATGCGTGACACCGCGACCCTGGTGCGGATGGCGCGCTCGGCCGAGGCCGGCGGCGCCGCGGCCGTCCGCGTCAACGGCCCCGAGGTGGTGGCCGCCGTCGCCGCCGCCGTCACCCTTCCCGTGATCGGGTTGTGGAAGGACGGCGACACCGGCGTCTACATCACCCCGACCGTGCGGCACGCCCTCGCCGTCGCCGAGGCCGGCGCCCACGTGGTCGCCGCGGACGCCACCGCCCGCCCGCGTCCGGACGGCGGCTCCTTCGCCGACCTCGTGACCGCCGTGCACGCGGCGGGCGCCCTGGTCATGGCGGACGTCGCCACGCTGGAGGAAGGCGTGCTCGCCGCCCGGCAGGGCGCCGACTTCGTCTCCACCACCCTGTCGGGATACGCGCCCGGCTCCCCGCGCCAGTCCGGCCCGGACCTGGAGCTGGTCGCCGCCCTCGCCCGCGCGACCGGTACCCCGGTCGTCGCCGAGGGCCGGATCGGCACCCCCGAGGAGGCGGCCGAAGCGCTCGCCCGAGGCGCCCACAGCGTGGTCGTCGGCACCGCGATCACCGCCCCGACCGCCCTCACCCACCGCTTCGCGACGCACCTCACACGTCGATAG
- a CDS encoding ROK family protein — protein MTRTPAPDTTPVIGLDLGGTKIAAALVGPDGTVLRRHTRPTPARAGAPAVLDALAAAAREVDDGARAIGVAAAGVVDPRTGTVTSATDSITGWAGTALAAGLSDRTALPVACDNDVRATAATELAEAGDPYASLVYVAVGTGVGGAVAVDGRMLHGSAGIAGHLGHVPSPEATGLPCTCGGRGHLEAIASGPAITALYERLSGRTADRLQTVAERAAAGDATARQAITTGARATGSAVGGLANALGPHRVVIGGGVPRIGDLYWSALTDAFRAELMAPLRPLRPVPPRLGSDAAVLGAALLTRTASPHFTGGPR, from the coding sequence ATGACGCGGACCCCGGCCCCGGACACCACTCCCGTCATCGGACTCGACCTGGGCGGCACCAAGATCGCGGCCGCCCTGGTCGGCCCGGACGGCACGGTGCTGCGCCGGCACACCCGCCCGACACCGGCGCGGGCGGGCGCGCCGGCCGTGCTCGACGCGCTCGCCGCCGCGGCCCGCGAGGTGGACGACGGGGCCCGGGCGATCGGAGTCGCCGCCGCCGGAGTCGTGGACCCGCGCACCGGCACCGTCACGAGCGCCACCGACTCCATCACCGGATGGGCCGGCACCGCGCTGGCCGCGGGCCTGTCCGACCGTACGGCGCTGCCGGTCGCCTGCGACAACGACGTACGCGCCACGGCCGCCACCGAACTCGCCGAGGCCGGCGACCCGTACGCCTCCCTCGTCTACGTCGCCGTGGGCACCGGAGTCGGCGGCGCCGTCGCGGTGGACGGCCGGATGCTGCACGGCAGCGCCGGCATCGCGGGCCACCTCGGTCATGTGCCGAGCCCCGAGGCCACCGGCCTGCCCTGCACCTGCGGCGGCAGGGGCCACCTGGAGGCGATCGCCTCCGGGCCCGCGATCACCGCCCTGTACGAGCGCCTGAGCGGCCGCACCGCCGACCGCCTCCAGACCGTGGCGGAACGCGCCGCCGCGGGCGACGCCACCGCACGACAGGCGATCACCACCGGGGCGCGGGCCACGGGAAGCGCCGTCGGCGGACTGGCCAACGCGCTCGGCCCGCACCGCGTCGTGATCGGCGGCGGCGTACCCCGGATCGGCGACCTGTACTGGTCCGCGCTGACCGACGCCTTCCGCGCCGAGCTGATGGCCCCGCTGCGCCCACTGCGCCCGGTCCCTCCGCGCCTCGGCTCCGACGCGGCCGTCCTGGGGGCGGCCCTGCTCACCCGCACCGCGTCCCCGCACTTCACAGGAGGACCCCGATGA
- a CDS encoding sialate:H+ symport family MFS transporter encodes MHHTAPSKPPWFRQVGRSQWKSFFAAWIGYVLDGFDFVLITLVLTEISADFHLETVQAASLVSAAFITRWLGGALLGALGDRFGRKLSMVVSILLYSLGSFACGFAWDYTSLFVARLAIGMGMAGEYSSSATYVMESWPVRMRNRASGFLISGYSVGTVLAAQVYKWVVPSLGWRWMFYLGLIPVLIALWMRRALPEAAEWKASVAERQQRPNPFRPLFATRTRGTVNVVLAVAATVSLFAVFTPLGDGLVPVLSVLAAACLIAFAVQLGGRRGWLLYVSMIVTIFFAFLYSWPIQALLPTYLKTDLGYDAGQVTDALYYAGFGTMAGCWLAGFMGDWIGTRKAYSFTLLASLAFVFPVFAVRDSLPLLGVLLFVLQATSFGISGLLPRYIGGHFPTHTRAAALGFTYNVGALGGAVAPVLGARLASGMDLGHALAVLTFAGTMIVVVLVGFDVPGRLGRLLDPDGPADHLVADEDRGPVPAARASAG; translated from the coding sequence GTGCACCACACCGCGCCATCCAAGCCGCCCTGGTTCCGCCAGGTGGGCCGCAGCCAGTGGAAGTCGTTCTTCGCCGCCTGGATCGGCTACGTCCTCGACGGCTTCGACTTCGTGCTGATCACCCTGGTCCTCACCGAGATCAGCGCCGACTTCCACCTCGAGACCGTCCAGGCGGCGAGCCTGGTCTCCGCCGCGTTCATCACACGCTGGCTCGGCGGCGCGCTGCTCGGAGCCCTCGGTGACCGCTTCGGACGCAAGCTCTCGATGGTGGTCAGCATCCTGTTGTACTCCCTGGGCAGCTTCGCCTGCGGATTCGCCTGGGACTACACCAGCCTGTTCGTCGCCCGGCTCGCCATCGGCATGGGCATGGCGGGCGAGTACTCGTCCAGCGCCACCTACGTCATGGAGAGCTGGCCGGTGCGCATGCGCAACCGGGCCAGCGGCTTCCTGATCTCCGGCTACTCCGTGGGCACGGTGCTGGCCGCCCAGGTCTACAAGTGGGTCGTGCCGTCACTCGGCTGGCGCTGGATGTTCTACCTCGGCCTGATCCCCGTCCTGATCGCGCTGTGGATGCGCCGCGCGCTGCCCGAGGCCGCCGAGTGGAAGGCCTCGGTCGCGGAGCGGCAGCAGCGGCCCAACCCCTTCCGCCCGCTGTTCGCCACCCGGACCAGGGGCACCGTCAACGTGGTGCTCGCGGTGGCGGCCACCGTCTCGCTCTTCGCGGTCTTCACCCCGCTGGGCGACGGTCTCGTACCGGTCCTGTCGGTGCTCGCCGCGGCCTGTCTGATCGCCTTCGCCGTGCAGCTCGGCGGCCGCCGCGGCTGGCTGCTGTACGTGTCGATGATCGTCACGATCTTCTTCGCGTTCCTGTACTCCTGGCCCATCCAGGCGCTGCTGCCCACCTATCTGAAGACCGACCTGGGCTACGACGCCGGCCAGGTCACCGACGCGCTCTACTACGCCGGCTTCGGCACGATGGCAGGCTGCTGGCTGGCCGGGTTCATGGGCGACTGGATCGGCACCAGGAAGGCGTACTCCTTCACGCTGCTGGCCTCACTGGCCTTCGTCTTCCCGGTCTTCGCGGTGCGGGACAGCCTGCCGCTGCTCGGTGTGCTGCTGTTCGTGCTCCAGGCCACCAGCTTCGGCATCTCCGGCCTGCTGCCCCGGTACATCGGCGGTCACTTCCCGACCCACACCCGGGCGGCCGCGCTGGGCTTCACGTACAACGTGGGTGCCCTGGGCGGCGCCGTGGCGCCCGTCCTCGGCGCCCGCCTCGCCTCCGGCATGGACCTGGGCCACGCGCTGGCCGTCCTCACCTTCGCCGGGACGATGATCGTCGTGGTCCTCGTCGGCTTCGACGTGCCGGGCCGGCTGGGCCGGCTCCTCGACCCGGACGGGCCGGCCGACCACCTCGTGGCGGACGAGGACCGCGGCCCCGTCCCGGCCGCCCGCGCGAGCGCCGGCTAG
- a CDS encoding NUDIX hydrolase family protein — MTETTPGWLTTDELESARARMPILYVEAVPVRVDDSGEVTSIGLLLRIGPDGTVSRTLVSGRVLHHERVRDALLRHLEKDLGPVALPRVPASLQPFTVAEYFPTAGVTPYHDPRQHAVSLAYVVPVAGDCRPRQDALDLVWFSPQEAASAALHSEMPGGHGVLLKQALANVGHAY, encoded by the coding sequence ATGACCGAAACCACGCCCGGTTGGCTGACCACGGACGAGCTGGAGTCGGCGCGCGCCCGCATGCCGATCCTGTACGTCGAGGCGGTACCGGTGCGCGTCGACGACAGCGGTGAAGTGACCAGCATCGGACTGCTGCTGCGCATCGGACCGGACGGAACGGTCAGCCGGACCCTGGTCTCCGGCCGGGTGCTGCACCACGAGCGCGTGCGGGACGCCCTGCTGCGGCATCTGGAGAAGGACCTCGGCCCGGTGGCGCTGCCCCGCGTGCCGGCGTCCCTCCAGCCGTTCACCGTCGCGGAGTACTTCCCGACGGCCGGTGTCACGCCGTACCACGATCCGCGTCAGCACGCCGTGTCGCTGGCCTACGTCGTGCCGGTCGCCGGTGACTGCCGTCCCCGGCAGGACGCGCTGGACCTGGTCTGGTTCAGCCCGCAGGAGGCGGCCTCCGCCGCGCTCCACAGCGAGATGCCGGGCGGGCACGGGGTGCTGCTCAAGCAGGCACTGGCCAACGTGGGCCACGCGTACTGA
- a CDS encoding alpha/beta hydrolase, whose amino-acid sequence MADVREHVLTGTRGALAVREWPHPRPRYIALLVHGYGEHSGRYEEPARALTAHGAVVYGPDHMGHGKSAGERVVVEDFEDVVTDVRAVADLARAAHPGLPLVLIGHSMGGLVSARYAQRHGGELAALVLSGPVIGAWELPGRLLALDEIPDTPVSPAALSRDPAVGAAYAADPLVWHGPMKRPTVEAFARTLEAVAEGGDIGELPVLWLHGGDDRLVPLQGSRVGIERLGGTLTERIHPGARHEMFLETDRAEVYADMTDFLDRVLAR is encoded by the coding sequence ATGGCCGACGTCCGTGAGCACGTCCTGACCGGCACCCGGGGCGCCCTCGCCGTCCGCGAGTGGCCGCACCCGCGGCCTCGGTACATCGCGCTCCTGGTGCACGGGTACGGCGAGCACTCCGGCCGCTACGAGGAGCCCGCCCGCGCGCTGACGGCGCACGGCGCGGTCGTCTACGGGCCCGACCACATGGGCCACGGCAAGTCGGCGGGCGAGCGGGTGGTGGTCGAGGACTTCGAGGACGTCGTCACCGACGTGCGCGCCGTGGCGGATCTCGCCCGCGCCGCGCACCCCGGGCTGCCGCTCGTGCTGATCGGCCACTCCATGGGCGGGCTGGTCTCCGCCCGCTACGCCCAGCGTCACGGCGGGGAACTCGCCGCGCTCGTGCTGTCCGGGCCGGTCATCGGCGCCTGGGAGCTGCCCGGCAGGCTGCTGGCCCTGGACGAGATCCCCGACACGCCGGTCAGCCCGGCCGCGCTGTCCCGGGACCCGGCGGTGGGTGCGGCGTACGCGGCGGACCCGCTCGTCTGGCACGGCCCGATGAAGCGGCCGACGGTCGAGGCGTTCGCGCGGACCCTGGAGGCCGTCGCCGAGGGCGGCGACATCGGGGAGCTGCCCGTGCTGTGGCTGCACGGCGGCGACGACCGGCTGGTCCCGCTCCAGGGTAGCCGGGTCGGGATCGAGCGGCTGGGCGGCACACTGACCGAGCGGATCCACCCGGGCGCCCGGCACGAGATGTTCCTGGAGACCGACCGGGCCGAGGTGTACGCCGACATGACGGATTTCCTGGATCGCGTGCTCGCGCGCTGA
- a CDS encoding glutamine synthetase family protein: MTTLADPVPGGRPGDVERATALSGELAGRGVHGVVLAYVDTAGIGRVKTVPTAKLPSAAAWGVGMSPVFDTFLAHDSIVTTDVLGSPDGDLRLYPDLDQLVALSGQPGWAWAPVDRITQEGERHPGCGRTFLRRITAEAERRHGLTFKAAVEIEWAFGRGDEPGGAFEPAVSGPAYGAVRQVELSDCAADLLAALAAQGVDVDQFHPEYAAGQFEVSVGALDPVAAADRSVLVRQTVRAVAGRHGLKVSFAPAVLARGVGNGGHVHLSAWRDGTNLHSGGEGRYGMTPEAESFTAGLLAHLPALTAVTAPSPASYLRLRPSQWAGVFTAWGRETREAALRVVTGTRGQRGQAANLEVKPVDLAANPYLALGCLIAAGLDGTASSASLPEEVTGDPVRFGEAEAAARGVRRLPVSLAEAVAAFRGDDVLRAALGPVLADAITAVRQGEIAAVEGLNDEQVAAAYRWVY; encoded by the coding sequence ATGACCACGCTTGCCGACCCCGTTCCCGGCGGGCGTCCCGGCGACGTCGAGCGGGCCACCGCGCTCAGCGGCGAACTGGCCGGGCGTGGCGTGCACGGCGTCGTCCTGGCCTACGTGGACACCGCGGGGATCGGCCGGGTCAAGACGGTCCCGACGGCGAAGCTGCCCTCGGCCGCCGCCTGGGGAGTGGGCATGTCCCCGGTGTTCGACACCTTCCTGGCGCACGACTCGATCGTCACCACCGACGTCCTCGGCTCCCCCGACGGCGATCTGCGGCTCTACCCCGACCTCGACCAGCTGGTGGCCCTGTCCGGGCAGCCCGGCTGGGCCTGGGCTCCGGTCGACCGGATCACGCAGGAGGGCGAGCGCCACCCCGGGTGCGGCCGTACGTTCCTGCGCAGGATCACCGCCGAGGCCGAGCGGCGGCACGGCCTCACCTTCAAGGCGGCCGTCGAGATCGAGTGGGCCTTCGGCCGGGGCGACGAGCCCGGGGGCGCGTTCGAGCCCGCGGTGTCGGGTCCGGCGTACGGGGCCGTCCGGCAGGTGGAGCTCAGCGACTGCGCCGCCGATCTGCTGGCGGCCCTCGCCGCGCAGGGCGTGGACGTGGACCAGTTCCACCCCGAGTACGCGGCCGGGCAGTTCGAGGTGTCCGTCGGCGCGCTGGATCCGGTGGCGGCGGCCGACCGCAGCGTGCTGGTGCGGCAGACCGTGCGGGCCGTGGCCGGGCGGCACGGGCTGAAGGTGTCCTTCGCGCCGGCCGTCCTCGCGCGGGGCGTGGGCAACGGCGGCCACGTCCACCTCTCGGCCTGGCGCGACGGGACCAACCTGCACTCCGGGGGCGAGGGCCGCTACGGCATGACGCCGGAGGCCGAGTCCTTCACGGCCGGTCTCCTCGCCCACCTGCCCGCCCTGACGGCGGTGACCGCGCCGAGCCCGGCCAGCTATCTCCGGCTCAGGCCCTCCCAGTGGGCCGGGGTGTTCACCGCCTGGGGCCGGGAGACCCGGGAGGCCGCGCTGCGCGTGGTCACCGGGACCCGCGGGCAGCGCGGGCAGGCGGCCAACCTGGAGGTCAAACCGGTCGACCTCGCGGCCAACCCGTACCTGGCGCTGGGCTGCCTGATCGCCGCCGGTCTTGACGGCACGGCCTCCTCCGCGTCGCTGCCCGAGGAGGTCACCGGGGACCCGGTGCGGTTCGGCGAGGCGGAAGCGGCGGCCCGCGGCGTACGGCGGCTGCCGGTCTCACTGGCGGAGGCGGTCGCCGCGTTCCGCGGGGACGACGTGTTGCGCGCCGCCCTCGGACCGGTCCTGGCCGACGCGATCACCGCGGTGCGCCAGGGCGAGATCGCGGCCGTCGAGGGGCTGAACGACGAGCAGGTCGCGGCGGCGTACCGCTGGGTCTACTGA
- a CDS encoding sulfite exporter TauE/SafE family protein, with translation MNTMTLWNISGWGFAALAFAALLVGFSKTAVSGANTVSLAVFAAVLPARASTGVLLPVLIAGDVLAVLTYRRHAHWPTLWRLFPAVAAGVVVGTVFLMWADDGAVRTSIGAILLFMAGVTVWRRRGAGREEAPDPVTTRPGRLKARSYGVLGGFTTMVANAGGPVMSLYLLSAGFRKLGFLGTSAFFFLIVNVSKVPFSAGLGLIDGRSLLLDAVLVVFVVPGALLGKWAVHHINQRLFEQLVIAATVVGGLQLLLR, from the coding sequence ATGAACACGATGACGCTCTGGAACATATCCGGGTGGGGATTCGCCGCGCTCGCCTTCGCGGCCCTGCTCGTCGGCTTCTCGAAGACCGCAGTCAGCGGGGCCAACACGGTCAGCCTCGCCGTCTTCGCGGCCGTCCTGCCCGCCCGCGCCTCCACCGGTGTATTGCTGCCGGTCCTGATCGCCGGCGACGTCCTCGCCGTCCTCACCTACCGGCGGCACGCCCACTGGCCCACGCTGTGGCGGCTGTTCCCGGCGGTCGCGGCGGGAGTGGTCGTGGGCACCGTGTTCCTGATGTGGGCCGACGACGGGGCGGTACGGACGTCGATCGGGGCGATCCTGCTGTTCATGGCGGGGGTGACGGTGTGGCGGCGGCGCGGCGCCGGCCGGGAGGAGGCGCCGGACCCGGTCACCACCCGTCCGGGCCGCCTCAAGGCCCGCTCCTACGGTGTCCTCGGCGGCTTCACCACCATGGTCGCCAACGCGGGCGGCCCGGTGATGTCGCTGTACCTGCTCTCCGCGGGCTTCCGCAAGCTCGGCTTCCTGGGCACGTCGGCGTTCTTCTTCCTCATCGTCAACGTCTCCAAGGTGCCCTTCAGCGCCGGCCTCGGCCTGATCGACGGCCGCTCGCTGCTCCTGGACGCCGTGCTCGTGGTCTTCGTCGTGCCCGGCGCGCTGCTCGGCAAGTGGGCGGTGCACCACATCAACCAGCGGCTGTTCGAACAGTTGGTGATCGCGGCCACCGTCGTGGGCGGACTGCAGCTTCTGCTGCGTTAG
- a CDS encoding Cof-type HAD-IIB family hydrolase → MPSTPSPLLTVSEPAPGNLTGPAGIRLIVTDMDGTLLDDAKRLPAGLWPTLAELRRRGVLFSPASGRQYATLAEQFAGHDEGMVFIAENGTYVVRDGVELSSDPLDPAAAARLIGAVRQLAAGGVDVGAVVCGKRSAYVERTDEAFLAEVRKYYVRHRIVPDAAAVDDDIIKVALFDFGSAERTTAPALAPFAGTHQVVVSGEHWVDVMNRTADKGAALRRLQRDLGITPAQTLVFGDYLNDLEMLDAAEWSFAMANAHPEVIGRARHLAPSNNENGVLRTIARLLHLPPVAGD, encoded by the coding sequence ATGCCCAGCACACCCTCGCCCCTGCTCACCGTCTCCGAACCCGCCCCCGGGAACCTCACCGGCCCCGCCGGCATACGGCTGATCGTCACCGACATGGACGGCACGCTCCTGGACGACGCCAAGCGGCTCCCGGCCGGACTCTGGCCGACCCTGGCCGAACTGCGCCGCCGCGGTGTGCTGTTCAGCCCCGCGAGCGGCCGCCAGTACGCCACGCTGGCCGAGCAGTTCGCCGGCCACGACGAGGGCATGGTGTTCATCGCGGAGAACGGGACCTATGTCGTCCGGGACGGCGTGGAACTGAGTTCCGACCCTCTGGACCCGGCCGCCGCGGCCCGTCTGATCGGGGCCGTACGGCAACTCGCCGCCGGGGGCGTGGACGTGGGCGCCGTGGTCTGCGGCAAGCGGTCGGCCTACGTGGAGCGGACCGACGAGGCGTTCCTGGCCGAGGTCCGCAAGTACTACGTACGGCACCGGATCGTGCCGGACGCGGCGGCCGTGGACGACGACATCATCAAGGTGGCCCTGTTCGACTTCGGGTCGGCCGAGCGGACCACCGCCCCGGCGCTGGCGCCGTTCGCCGGGACCCACCAGGTCGTCGTCTCGGGCGAGCACTGGGTCGACGTCATGAACCGCACCGCCGACAAGGGCGCCGCCCTGCGCCGGCTGCAGCGCGACCTGGGGATCACGCCCGCGCAGACCCTGGTGTTCGGCGACTACCTCAACGACCTGGAGATGCTGGACGCCGCCGAGTGGTCGTTCGCCATGGCCAACGCCCACCCCGAGGTCATCGGCCGGGCCCGCCACCTGGCCCCGTCCAACAACGAGAACGGCGTCCTGCGCACCATCGCGCGCCTGCTGCACCTGCCGCCCGTCGCCGGCGACTGA
- a CDS encoding DUF3566 domain-containing protein: MSTAEHQEDGTEAASGQRPAPQRPSAIRMRVSRADPWSVMTTSCLVLLGLGACVLVTMVLVWAMLTALDPEAWPSFGWTLVIAAGVVTLEVVLGTALATLGAFLYNMSSQYAGGVHLTLADDAAAGSDPRPELLPDVGRVFRRLQARVGFPPPGWGARYVEFVDHCGDAWRRLKGRDGGHGRDAGPGRDGGPGRDGGPGRDGGPGRDGGPGRDGGPGRDGGPGRDGGPGRGSGHDERARGDRDDPDARVEETTSG; encoded by the coding sequence ATGAGCACAGCCGAGCACCAGGAGGACGGCACCGAGGCCGCCTCCGGGCAGCGGCCCGCCCCGCAGCGGCCGTCCGCGATACGCATGCGCGTCTCGCGGGCCGATCCCTGGTCGGTGATGACGACGAGCTGTCTGGTGCTGCTGGGGCTCGGGGCCTGCGTGCTCGTCACCATGGTGCTCGTCTGGGCCATGCTGACCGCGCTGGACCCGGAGGCCTGGCCCTCGTTCGGCTGGACGCTCGTCATCGCCGCCGGTGTCGTCACTCTGGAGGTCGTTCTGGGTACGGCCCTGGCGACCCTGGGCGCGTTCCTCTACAACATGTCCTCCCAGTACGCCGGGGGTGTCCATCTGACCCTGGCCGACGACGCGGCGGCGGGCTCGGACCCGCGGCCCGAGTTGCTGCCGGACGTCGGCCGGGTGTTCCGCCGGCTCCAGGCTCGCGTGGGATTCCCGCCGCCCGGATGGGGTGCGCGCTACGTCGAGTTCGTCGACCACTGCGGCGACGCGTGGCGGCGGTTGAAGGGCCGGGACGGCGGGCACGGCCGGGACGCCGGGCCTGGCCGGGACGGCGGGCCTGGCCGGGACGGCGGGCCTGGCCGGGACGGCGGGCCTGGCCGGGACGGCGGGCCTGGCCGGGACGGCGGGCCTGGCCGGGACGGCGGGCCTGGCCGGGACGGCGGGCCTGGTCGAGGCAGCGGTCACGACGAGCGTGCGCGCGGGGACCGGGACGACCCGGACGCCCGGGTCGAGGAGACCACTTCCGGCTGA
- a CDS encoding amidohydrolase family protein, with amino-acid sequence MGAPAGAAAVHEVLAALPLVDHHCHGVVTADLDRSGFESLLTEGEAWPRSGISPFDSPVGVAVRRHCAPVLDLPRHAPAEEYLARRTELGAAEVNRRFLGACGTDVFCVDTGFAPEPGTTPRELAGAAGGDAVAYEVVRLERVAEAVAAGGVEPGEYGAAFRAAARDAVRRPGVVAVKSVAAYRTGFGLDPARPGREEVARAAAGWLARGGDRLDDPVLVRHLLWTAVGLGLPLQLHTGFGDSDIRLHRADPALLTDWLRLTAGTVPVLLLHCWPYQRQAACLAAVFEHVYLDVGLTLHHVGPARARAVLAEALEITPFRKLLYSSDAYGVAEFHHLGAVAFRQGLAGLLQERVDADELSPADALRIARWTGRDNARRVYGPAGLTAPDDPG; translated from the coding sequence ATGGGCGCGCCGGCCGGGGCCGCAGCGGTCCACGAGGTGCTCGCGGCGCTGCCGCTCGTGGACCACCACTGCCACGGGGTCGTCACCGCCGACCTGGACCGTTCCGGCTTCGAGTCCCTGCTCACCGAGGGCGAGGCATGGCCCCGCAGCGGGATCTCGCCGTTCGACAGCCCGGTCGGCGTGGCCGTGCGCCGCCACTGCGCGCCGGTCCTCGACCTGCCGCGACACGCGCCCGCGGAGGAATATCTGGCCCGCCGCACCGAGCTGGGCGCGGCGGAGGTCAACCGGCGCTTCCTCGGCGCCTGCGGCACGGACGTCTTCTGCGTCGACACCGGATTCGCTCCCGAGCCCGGCACGACCCCGCGGGAGCTGGCCGGCGCGGCGGGCGGTGACGCGGTGGCGTACGAGGTCGTACGCCTGGAGCGCGTCGCGGAGGCCGTGGCGGCCGGGGGCGTCGAGCCCGGCGAGTACGGTGCCGCCTTCCGCGCGGCCGCGCGGGACGCCGTGCGGCGGCCGGGCGTGGTCGCGGTGAAGTCGGTGGCCGCCTACCGCACCGGATTCGGCCTGGACCCGGCCCGCCCCGGCCGGGAGGAGGTCGCGCGGGCGGCGGCGGGCTGGCTCGCCCGCGGCGGCGACCGTCTCGACGATCCGGTGCTCGTACGGCATCTGCTGTGGACGGCCGTCGGCCTCGGTCTGCCCCTCCAGTTGCACACCGGGTTCGGCGACAGTGACATCCGTCTGCACCGTGCGGACCCCGCTCTTCTGACCGACTGGCTGCGTCTGACCGCCGGCACGGTCCCGGTCCTGCTGCTGCACTGCTGGCCCTACCAGCGCCAGGCCGCCTGTCTGGCCGCCGTGTTCGAGCACGTGTACCTCGACGTGGGCCTGACACTGCACCACGTGGGACCCGCCCGGGCTCGGGCGGTACTCGCCGAAGCCCTGGAGATCACGCCGTTCCGCAAGCTGCTGTACAGCTCCGACGCCTACGGTGTGGCCGAGTTCCACCACCTGGGCGCGGTGGCCTTCCGGCAGGGCCTGGCCGGGCTGCTGCAGGAGCGGGTGGACGCCGACGAGCTGAGCCCGGCGGACGCGCTGCGGATCGCCCGCTGGACGGGGCGGGACAACGCCCGGCGGGTCTACGGACCGGCCGGCCTCACCGCCCCCGACGACCCCGGCTGA